A genomic window from Verrucomicrobiales bacterium includes:
- a CDS encoding glycoside hydrolase family 97 N-terminal domain-containing protein, translating to MLTSPGGIAGAFAQPVVLDSPDGRIHASFALPVPGSTATPSWSASFQGKVLFSNCQLSLQTKQAGDLMSGVRVLKETRRTRNQRIQVLHGRSKDAEDCFNEARFQFATAAGHRTVVVFRCYNDAIALRYELPAERAQTSVTITNEATSFSPMGDPLAHIQYLENFKTSHEHSVTSTEFSRVRKGELLDMPLTLAWKDGTYAAITEAA from the coding sequence TTGCTCACCTCCCCTGGCGGGATAGCTGGAGCCTTTGCTCAGCCGGTCGTTTTGGATTCACCCGACGGCCGAATTCATGCCTCGTTCGCTCTTCCCGTTCCGGGTTCAACGGCAACTCCAAGCTGGTCGGCATCATTCCAGGGTAAAGTCCTATTCTCCAACTGCCAACTGAGTCTCCAAACCAAGCAGGCGGGGGACCTGATGAGTGGAGTACGCGTCTTGAAGGAAACGCGCCGCACGCGGAATCAGCGGATCCAAGTATTGCATGGACGATCGAAAGACGCGGAAGATTGCTTCAACGAAGCACGGTTCCAGTTTGCCACAGCGGCCGGTCACCGAACGGTCGTGGTGTTCCGGTGTTACAATGATGCGATCGCTCTGCGCTATGAACTGCCGGCGGAACGTGCTCAGACCTCGGTCACGATTACCAACGAAGCCACTTCGTTCTCTCCGATGGGCGATCCTCTCGCGCATATCCAGTATTTGGAGAACTTCAAAACCTCCCACGAACATAGCGTCACCAGCACCGAGTTCAGCAGAGTCCGAAAGGGCGAACTCCTGGACATGCCGCTGACCTTGGCCTGGAAGGACGGCACCTATGCCGCCATCACCGAGGCGGC
- a CDS encoding tyrosine-type recombinase/integrase, which yields MKTRYRLICRGIRGGAYYCVDTQTGKRTSLGTTNADDAQQIIDAKNNAQRQPVLNLQIAKAYLAGSDNGIKTRTWQHAIEALTNTKQGANQHRWKTAAKDKAFTMLLPQVIIETKAETILKVLQMGTVSTNVYLRRLHNFCVDMNWLLWPLVPKRQWPVVEFKEKRSITQAEHLAIVARENNPERKAFYKLAWHLGASQSDLAFLNAEDVDWDNHVISYKRMKTGTIAIMRMDEDMEEILRDLPGSGPLFPYLRTVRSGDRATEFKQRCEGLGIKGVSLHSYRYAWAERAKTAGYPERYAQVNLGHNSKAMARAYSRKAPVEMPSLSEYERQQKAITTNPKTTPAAPAVAA from the coding sequence ATGAAAACACGTTACCGTCTCATCTGCCGGGGAATCCGTGGTGGAGCCTACTACTGCGTGGACACTCAAACCGGGAAGCGCACCAGTCTGGGCACCACCAACGCCGATGATGCTCAACAGATCATCGACGCCAAAAATAATGCGCAACGCCAGCCGGTTTTGAACCTGCAAATTGCCAAGGCGTATCTGGCGGGCAGCGACAATGGCATCAAGACCCGCACCTGGCAGCACGCCATTGAAGCCCTGACCAACACCAAGCAGGGCGCGAATCAGCACCGTTGGAAAACCGCCGCGAAGGACAAGGCGTTCACCATGCTGCTGCCGCAGGTCATCATTGAAACCAAGGCCGAGACGATTTTGAAAGTCCTCCAAATGGGAACCGTCTCGACCAATGTTTATCTCCGGCGGTTGCACAACTTCTGCGTGGACATGAACTGGCTGCTGTGGCCGCTCGTGCCGAAACGCCAGTGGCCGGTCGTTGAATTCAAAGAGAAACGCAGCATCACACAGGCGGAACATCTGGCCATCGTCGCCCGCGAAAACAATCCCGAACGGAAAGCGTTCTACAAGCTCGCGTGGCATTTGGGCGCGTCGCAGTCCGATCTGGCGTTCCTCAATGCCGAGGATGTTGACTGGGACAACCACGTCATCAGCTACAAACGCATGAAGACCGGCACCATCGCCATCATGCGCATGGATGAAGACATGGAGGAAATCCTGCGCGACTTGCCGGGCAGCGGCCCCTTGTTCCCGTATCTGCGGACGGTTCGTTCGGGCGACCGGGCCACGGAGTTCAAACAACGCTGCGAAGGGCTGGGCATCAAAGGCGTGTCGTTGCACAGTTACCGCTACGCGTGGGCCGAACGCGCGAAAACCGCCGGTTACCCCGAGCGGTATGCGCAGGTGAACCTTGGGCACAACAGCAAGGCGATGGCGCGAGCCTATTCGCGCAAGGCTCCAGTAGAGATGCCGTCGCTGAGCGAATACGAACGGCAACAAAAGGCCATCACCACGAACCCGAAAACAACCCCGGCAGCACCCGCCGTTGCGGCATAA